The following coding sequences are from one Geothrix sp. window:
- a CDS encoding alpha-glucosidase encodes MSLLPTPKGIVTAPSPEAHDPRTSAEWWRGASIYQIYPRSFQDTNGDGVGDLPGITAHLPYVAELGVDAIWISPFFTSPMKDFGYDVSNYRDVDPTFGTLADFDCLVAEAHRLGLKVLIDQVLSHSSDQHAWFKESRTSRTNPKADWYVWAEARPDGTPPNNWQSVFGGSAWSWEPRRRQYYLHNFLESQPDLNFHHEPVQAEMLDEVRFWMERGVDGFRFDACNFHFHDRKLRNNPPAKPGKVELTSVREGNPYGCQIHRFDKSRPENLPFLKRLRSLMNEYGAMSVGEVGDEGALATMAEYTADGDKLHMAYGFSLFTEEFSAERIRSVVQEYEKRIRRGGGWGCWSLSNHDNVRVVTRWGRGVDDAGLAKLLVAVLGSLRGSFCIYQGEELGLPEGEVPFDRLIDPYGIAFWPDYKGRDGCRTPMPWTAERPRGGFSTVEPWLPMSPDHLDRSVASQDGDAQSVLGFYRQFLAWRKDLAPLWRGSIHFYATPEPILALRRDLGPDRILAVFNLSPEPVRYTLPAAALCLEGHGLAPCPWEGRDIQLPPWGGFFGRLV; translated from the coding sequence ATGTCGCTTCTCCCCACCCCCAAAGGAATCGTGACCGCGCCCTCTCCCGAGGCTCACGACCCCCGGACCTCGGCCGAGTGGTGGCGCGGCGCCTCGATCTATCAGATCTATCCCCGCAGCTTCCAGGACACCAACGGCGACGGCGTGGGCGACCTGCCGGGCATCACGGCCCACCTGCCCTACGTGGCCGAGCTGGGCGTGGACGCCATCTGGATCTCACCCTTCTTCACCTCGCCCATGAAGGACTTCGGCTACGACGTGTCGAATTACCGGGACGTGGACCCCACCTTCGGCACCCTGGCGGATTTCGATTGCCTGGTGGCCGAGGCCCACCGCCTGGGCCTGAAGGTGCTCATCGACCAGGTGCTGTCCCATTCCTCGGACCAGCATGCCTGGTTCAAGGAGAGCCGGACCAGCCGCACCAATCCCAAGGCCGACTGGTATGTCTGGGCCGAAGCGCGGCCGGATGGCACGCCGCCCAACAATTGGCAGTCCGTGTTCGGCGGTTCCGCCTGGTCCTGGGAGCCTCGCCGCCGCCAGTACTACCTGCACAACTTCCTGGAGTCCCAGCCCGACCTGAACTTCCACCACGAGCCGGTGCAGGCCGAGATGCTCGACGAGGTCCGCTTCTGGATGGAGCGCGGCGTGGATGGCTTCCGCTTCGACGCCTGCAACTTCCACTTCCACGACAGGAAGCTCCGGAACAACCCGCCCGCCAAGCCCGGCAAGGTGGAGCTGACGTCCGTCCGCGAGGGCAATCCCTACGGCTGCCAGATCCACCGCTTCGACAAGAGCCGCCCGGAGAACCTGCCCTTCCTGAAGCGCCTGCGCAGCCTCATGAACGAGTACGGCGCCATGAGCGTGGGCGAGGTGGGCGACGAGGGCGCCCTGGCCACCATGGCCGAGTACACCGCTGACGGCGACAAGCTGCACATGGCCTACGGCTTCAGCCTCTTCACGGAGGAGTTCAGCGCCGAGCGCATCCGCTCCGTGGTGCAGGAGTACGAGAAGCGCATCCGCCGCGGCGGGGGCTGGGGCTGCTGGTCCCTCTCCAACCACGACAACGTCCGGGTGGTCACCCGCTGGGGCAGGGGCGTGGACGATGCCGGCCTGGCCAAGCTGCTGGTGGCGGTGCTGGGCTCCCTCCGGGGCAGCTTCTGCATCTACCAGGGCGAGGAGCTGGGCCTGCCCGAGGGCGAGGTGCCCTTCGACCGCCTCATCGATCCCTACGGCATCGCCTTCTGGCCCGACTACAAGGGGCGCGACGGCTGCCGCACGCCCATGCCCTGGACCGCCGAGCGGCCCCGCGGCGGCTTCTCCACCGTGGAGCCCTGGCTCCCCATGTCGCCGGACCACCTGGACCGCTCCGTGGCCTCCCAGGACGGCGACGCGCAGTCGGTTCTGGGCTTCTACCGCCAGTTCCTCGCCTGGCGGAAGGACTTGGCTCCGCTCTGGCGCGGCAGCATCCACTTCTATGCCACGCCCGAGCCGATCCTGGCCCTCCGGCGCGACCTGGGTCCGGATCGGATCCTGGCCGTCTTCAACCTCAGTCCCGAGCCCGTCCGGTACACCCTCCCGGCTGCGGCCCTCTGCCTCGAAGGACACGGCCTCGCGCCCTGCCCCTGGGAAGGCCGGGACATCCAGCTCCCCCCCTGGGGAGGGTTCTTCGGCCGCCTGGTCTGA
- a CDS encoding ABC transporter ATP-binding protein, translating into MANLQFKALRKSFGDLEILHGIDLEIEDGEFIVFVGPSGCGKSTLLRCIAGLEEITSGELAIGGQPMNEVPPSKRGIAMVFQSYALYPHMTVAENMAFGLKLAGHSKTEITEAVQKAAEILQIESLLDRRPKALSGGQRQRVAIGRAIVRKPGVFLFDEPLSNLDAGLRVQMRVELARLHKDLATTMVYVTHDQVEAMTLASRIVVLNQGRIEQVGAPLDLYRRPANRFVAGFIGSPKMNFLSCQLVSATEALATVRLEDGTLLTAQVDARGLAEGAGLTLGIRPERLLADTTGGEGAVAATVLVSEHLGDTVFLYVQAPGAQGQLTVKAPPETPLHSGDATHLRFPAKHCHLFGPDDRALPRLI; encoded by the coding sequence ATGGCCAACCTCCAGTTCAAAGCCCTGCGCAAGTCCTTCGGCGACTTGGAGATCCTCCACGGGATCGACCTCGAGATCGAGGATGGCGAGTTCATCGTGTTCGTGGGCCCCTCGGGCTGCGGCAAGTCCACGCTGCTGCGCTGCATTGCGGGGCTGGAGGAGATCACCAGCGGCGAGCTGGCCATCGGCGGCCAGCCCATGAACGAGGTGCCGCCCTCCAAGCGCGGCATCGCCATGGTGTTCCAGAGCTATGCCCTCTATCCCCACATGACCGTGGCCGAGAACATGGCCTTCGGTCTGAAGCTGGCCGGACATTCGAAGACGGAGATCACGGAGGCGGTCCAGAAGGCCGCCGAGATCCTCCAGATCGAATCCCTGCTCGATCGCCGTCCCAAGGCGCTGTCGGGGGGACAGCGCCAGCGGGTGGCGATCGGCAGGGCCATTGTCCGCAAGCCCGGGGTCTTCCTCTTCGACGAGCCCCTCTCCAACCTCGACGCGGGCCTCCGCGTGCAGATGCGCGTGGAGCTGGCCCGGCTGCACAAGGACCTGGCCACGACCATGGTCTACGTCACCCACGACCAGGTGGAGGCCATGACCCTGGCCAGCCGCATCGTGGTGCTCAACCAGGGCCGCATCGAGCAGGTGGGCGCGCCGCTGGACCTCTACCGCCGCCCCGCCAACCGCTTCGTGGCGGGCTTCATCGGCTCGCCGAAGATGAACTTCCTGTCCTGCCAGCTGGTCTCGGCCACGGAGGCCCTGGCCACGGTCCGGCTTGAGGACGGCACCCTGCTCACCGCCCAGGTCGATGCCCGGGGCCTGGCCGAGGGCGCGGGTCTCACCCTCGGCATCCGGCCCGAGCGCCTCCTGGCAGATACCACAGGCGGCGAGGGCGCCGTCGCGGCCACGGTGCTCGTGTCCGAGCACCTGGGGGACACCGTCTTCCTCTATGTCCAGGCCCCCGGCGCCCAGGGCCAGCTCACGGTGAAGGCCCCGCCCGAAACGCCGCTCCACTCCGGCGACGCCACCCACCTCCGGTTCCCCGCCAAGCACTGCCACCTGTTCGGCCCGGACGACCGGGCCCTGCCCCGCCTCATCTAG
- a CDS encoding LacI family DNA-binding transcriptional regulator — protein MKITIGEIARQSGVSTGTVSRVINGKPTVAVDTRATVLAVMKKLGYEPDPVARELSRRTKHTLGIWVGAGENRLSPYFNVIWRALLREMQSHATQFVELPVDITPVRRRMDAVLMFHCADIDQRLATLWRRGVPGALIGHHPGVSCVAPDDIGGGRLAAAKLLSLGHRDLLHLTVADEHQWAVDRAAGFTASLAENVGGSLAPVILRGGGSVLGGYRLMRDAWQRGHRPTGIFCATDEMAVGALGALADLGVAVPTQVSVLGFDGLVDLYPGLASVAQDIPAIAHEAVTLALGAIDRDAVRHTIVPVKILEGATLGPAPRKG, from the coding sequence ATGAAGATCACCATCGGCGAGATCGCCCGCCAGTCCGGCGTTTCGACCGGGACCGTGAGCCGTGTCATCAACGGCAAGCCCACGGTGGCGGTGGATACGCGGGCCACGGTGCTGGCCGTGATGAAGAAGCTGGGCTACGAACCCGACCCCGTGGCGCGGGAGCTGTCGCGGCGCACCAAGCACACCCTGGGCATCTGGGTGGGCGCGGGCGAGAACCGCCTGTCGCCCTACTTCAACGTCATCTGGCGGGCCCTGCTGCGCGAGATGCAGAGCCACGCCACCCAGTTCGTGGAGCTGCCGGTGGACATCACGCCGGTGCGGCGGCGCATGGACGCGGTGCTCATGTTCCACTGCGCCGACATCGACCAGCGCCTGGCCACCCTGTGGCGGCGCGGTGTGCCCGGCGCCCTCATCGGGCATCACCCCGGCGTGTCCTGCGTGGCGCCCGATGACATCGGCGGCGGCCGGCTGGCCGCGGCGAAGCTCCTCTCCCTGGGCCACCGGGACCTGCTGCACCTCACCGTGGCCGACGAGCACCAGTGGGCCGTGGACCGCGCGGCGGGCTTCACCGCCTCCCTGGCCGAGAACGTCGGGGGCTCCCTGGCCCCGGTCATCCTGCGGGGTGGCGGCTCGGTGCTGGGTGGTTACCGCCTCATGCGCGACGCCTGGCAGCGGGGCCACCGGCCCACGGGGATCTTCTGCGCCACGGACGAAATGGCCGTGGGGGCCCTGGGCGCCCTGGCGGATCTCGGCGTGGCCGTGCCCACCCAGGTGTCCGTGCTGGGCTTCGACGGGCTGGTGGACCTCTACCCGGGCCTGGCCTCCGTGGCCCAGGACATCCCCGCCATCGCCCACGAGGCCGTCACCCTCGCCCTGGGCGCCATCGATCGCGATGCCGTGCGGCACACCATCGTCCCGGTGAAGATCCTGGAGGGCGCCACCCTGGGCCCCGCGCCCCGGAAGGGCTGA
- a CDS encoding alpha-amylase family glycosyl hydrolase, which translates to MLRPALTTVALLLAGLACHGPSSDASRYPVDTTSIGPGQQLESAPGWYGDAVIYHVWVKAFADGVYSDGIGDLPGLQGKLDYLQALGVNTLWLSPIFECDNKGTNMHGYDTTDYYAVNDRFGTKADLKNLIDAVHARGMRILFDFVPNHTSTRHPWFTNAATRDSWYIWNPGQPAGWGLPWGGGSPQDVWRSGASGYFYTSFSTDTLADLNFYNPAVQAEMQKVQAYWLDRGFDGMRVDAVRYLCETGPGQQADQPDTHARLRVFRSLLDEYDSGDLHPHPGGDPVKHASKAMIAEAWTNDAAGVAPYYGNGTNEFHLCLDFSAPWAISNALSRGDATQVTSLWEFEQSHYPAGYRSAVFDSNHDNLISRPGTQYGGSKARIILAEALTLLSPGTPILYYGNEVGMTGQSGTDLNLRQPMDWAAVTAQTGQPDSILSWCKYLIQARKTYPALRGGYATLGTDVGPTKALAYLRDAGAERVLVVANLGAATQTVVVSGLTAHGVPSGGPVQAILGDLKGVTALAGDAYTAASIPPYGVRVLYLAGTGFQTTLHGDLP; encoded by the coding sequence ATGCTCCGTCCCGCGCTGACCACCGTCGCCCTGCTCCTGGCCGGGCTGGCGTGCCATGGCCCCAGCTCGGACGCCAGCCGCTACCCCGTGGACACGACGAGCATCGGGCCCGGGCAGCAGCTGGAGAGCGCCCCCGGCTGGTACGGGGATGCCGTGATCTACCACGTCTGGGTGAAGGCCTTCGCCGATGGCGTCTATTCGGATGGCATCGGCGACCTCCCCGGCCTCCAGGGCAAGCTGGACTACCTGCAGGCTCTGGGCGTCAACACGCTCTGGCTGTCGCCCATCTTCGAGTGCGACAACAAGGGCACGAACATGCATGGGTACGACACGACGGACTACTACGCCGTGAACGACCGCTTCGGCACGAAGGCCGATCTGAAGAACCTGATCGACGCGGTGCATGCCCGCGGCATGCGAATCCTCTTCGACTTCGTGCCCAACCACACCTCCACCAGGCACCCCTGGTTCACCAACGCGGCCACCCGGGACAGCTGGTACATCTGGAACCCAGGCCAGCCCGCCGGCTGGGGCCTCCCCTGGGGCGGCGGCTCGCCGCAGGACGTCTGGCGCTCCGGCGCCTCCGGCTACTTCTACACCTCCTTCAGCACCGACACCCTGGCCGACCTCAACTTCTACAATCCCGCGGTGCAGGCGGAGATGCAGAAGGTGCAAGCCTACTGGCTGGATCGGGGCTTCGACGGCATGCGGGTGGATGCCGTGCGCTACCTCTGCGAGACGGGTCCCGGCCAGCAGGCGGACCAGCCCGACACCCACGCGCGGCTGCGGGTCTTCCGCAGCCTGCTCGACGAGTACGACAGCGGGGACCTGCACCCCCACCCGGGCGGCGACCCGGTGAAGCACGCCAGCAAGGCCATGATCGCCGAGGCCTGGACCAACGACGCCGCCGGCGTGGCGCCCTACTACGGCAACGGGACCAACGAGTTTCACCTGTGCCTGGACTTCAGCGCGCCCTGGGCCATCTCCAACGCCCTCTCCCGGGGCGATGCCACCCAGGTGACCTCCCTGTGGGAATTCGAGCAGAGCCACTACCCCGCGGGGTACCGGTCGGCCGTCTTCGACTCGAACCACGACAACCTCATCTCGCGGCCCGGCACCCAGTACGGCGGCAGCAAGGCCAGGATCATCCTGGCCGAGGCCCTGACCCTGCTCTCGCCCGGCACGCCCATCCTCTACTACGGCAACGAGGTCGGGATGACCGGCCAGTCCGGCACGGACCTCAACCTGCGCCAGCCCATGGACTGGGCCGCCGTCACGGCCCAGACCGGCCAGCCCGATTCCATCCTCAGCTGGTGCAAGTACCTCATCCAGGCGCGGAAGACCTATCCGGCGCTGCGGGGTGGCTACGCCACTCTGGGTACCGATGTCGGTCCCACCAAGGCCCTGGCCTACCTGCGGGACGCCGGCGCCGAGCGCGTGCTGGTGGTGGCGAACCTGGGCGCCGCCACCCAGACCGTGGTCGTGAGCGGACTTACGGCCCACGGCGTGCCCTCGGGCGGACCCGTGCAGGCCATCCTGGGCGACCTCAAGGGCGTGACGGCCCTGGCCGGCGACGCCTACACCGCGGCCAGCATCCCACCCTACGGCGTGCGGGTGCTCTACCTCGCGGGCACCGGCTTCCAGACCACCCTCCACGGCGACCTCCCCTGA
- the malF gene encoding maltose ABC transporter permease MalF: MPKALKRFLQPALMLLLGLVGLYFITVIYATGESLLAGVMLVTLAAFIWIYTSPRTYAYRYLFPGIGAALIFVVFPMLYTVRIGFTNYSSKNLLTYKRATQYLLEETYRAEGPTYTSTLHAEGGRWRLRLEDAEGGSATLVTEPFVLGPPKAWTLKAEPLAAPLAGEEMPLKDLIEHQEFLKGLAVMLPSGGQVRMTGLREFASARSLYTLNKDGSLTNNQDQSRLNPDFKTGFYVTASGDPVDPGFQVDIGWQHYVEIFTDAALREPFVRIFVWTLVFSALTVVFCTALGMVLAVLLNWENLRFRSVYRLLLFLPYAIPGFISILVFKGLFNNNTGEINLVLGTLFGLKPTWFSDPFLAKTMILIVNTWLGFPYMMVVCMGLIKAIPNDLYEASAVAGAGPLTNFFKITMPLILKPLTPLLISSFAFNFNNFVLISLLTGGLPDFLNTSVPAGTTDILVSYTYRMAFQDSGQKFGLGAAISTVVFLMVAAISVIQIRSTKIAEDTKR, encoded by the coding sequence ATGCCCAAGGCCCTCAAGCGCTTCCTCCAGCCCGCCCTGATGCTCCTCCTGGGCCTGGTGGGGCTGTACTTCATCACCGTCATCTACGCCACGGGTGAAAGCCTGCTGGCCGGCGTGATGCTGGTGACCTTGGCCGCGTTCATCTGGATCTACACCTCGCCGAGGACCTACGCCTACCGCTACCTCTTCCCGGGCATCGGGGCGGCGCTGATCTTCGTGGTCTTCCCGATGCTCTACACAGTGCGCATCGGCTTCACCAACTACAGCTCCAAGAACCTGCTTACCTACAAGCGCGCCACCCAATACCTGCTGGAGGAGACCTACCGCGCCGAAGGCCCCACCTACACCTCCACCCTCCATGCCGAGGGCGGGAGGTGGCGCCTGCGCCTGGAGGATGCGGAAGGGGGCAGCGCCACCCTGGTGACCGAGCCCTTCGTTCTGGGCCCGCCCAAGGCCTGGACCCTCAAGGCCGAACCCCTGGCCGCGCCTCTGGCGGGCGAGGAGATGCCGCTGAAGGATCTCATCGAGCACCAGGAGTTCCTGAAGGGCCTCGCAGTGATGCTGCCCAGCGGGGGCCAGGTGCGCATGACCGGGCTGCGGGAGTTCGCCTCGGCCCGCTCCCTCTACACCCTGAACAAGGACGGCAGCCTCACCAACAACCAGGACCAGAGCCGCCTGAACCCCGACTTCAAGACCGGCTTCTACGTGACCGCCAGCGGTGACCCCGTGGATCCCGGCTTCCAGGTAGACATCGGCTGGCAGCACTACGTGGAGATCTTCACGGACGCCGCCCTGCGCGAACCCTTCGTGCGGATCTTCGTCTGGACCCTCGTGTTTTCGGCCCTCACGGTGGTGTTCTGCACGGCCCTGGGCATGGTGCTGGCGGTGCTCCTGAACTGGGAGAACCTGCGCTTCCGCTCGGTGTACCGGCTGCTGCTCTTCCTGCCCTACGCCATCCCGGGCTTCATCTCCATCCTGGTGTTCAAGGGCCTCTTCAACAACAACACGGGCGAGATCAACCTCGTGCTGGGCACCCTCTTCGGGCTGAAACCCACCTGGTTCTCGGATCCCTTCCTGGCCAAGACGATGATCCTCATCGTCAATACCTGGCTGGGTTTCCCCTACATGATGGTGGTCTGCATGGGCCTCATCAAGGCCATTCCCAACGACCTCTACGAGGCCTCGGCGGTGGCAGGCGCGGGACCGCTCACCAACTTCTTCAAGATCACCATGCCCCTGATCCTGAAGCCCCTGACGCCCCTGCTCATCTCCTCCTTCGCCTTCAACTTCAACAACTTCGTGCTCATCAGCCTGCTCACGGGCGGTCTGCCGGACTTCCTGAACACGTCGGTGCCCGCGGGCACCACGGACATCCTCGTGTCCTACACCTACCGCATGGCCTTCCAGGATTCGGGTCAGAAGTTCGGCCTGGGCGCGGCCATTTCCACGGTCGTCTTCCTCATGGTGGCCGCCATCTCCGTCATCCAGATCCGGTCGACCAAGATCGCCGAAGACACGAAGCGCTGA
- the malE gene encoding maltose/maltodextrin ABC transporter substrate-binding protein MalE produces the protein MSHPTSLRRLAATTATILVAGALTLAQAAEKGKLLIWINGDKGYNGLQKVGDEFAKKTGIKVVVEHPEDAPGKFQAAAEEGKGPDIWMWAHDRVGEWAENGVINALTPGKKIKEDIDATAWQAFTIKGKIWAYPVAIEAVSLIYNKNLVKTPPKTFEEIFALDKKLAAQGKKAILWDYTNTYFTMPMLAANGGYAFKMKADGTYDAKDTGVNNAGALVGAEMLTRLVKEGVMPKGATYADMEAGMAQGKIAMMISGPWAWDNLKKAKINFGVAKIPSVGGKPAAPFVGYLGAMITKAASGAGNVDIAREFIENHMLSQKGLETMNADVAIGAPANKAVFAKMKNDPFIQVSMASAKDGVVMPNNPQMGRFWAAMVSALNNMTEGRQTPKEALDAAAKRILK, from the coding sequence GTGAGCCATCCAACCTCCCTCCGCAGACTGGCGGCCACCACCGCCACCATCCTCGTCGCGGGCGCCCTGACCCTGGCCCAGGCCGCCGAGAAGGGCAAGCTCCTCATCTGGATCAACGGCGACAAGGGCTACAACGGGCTCCAGAAGGTGGGCGACGAGTTCGCCAAGAAGACCGGCATCAAGGTCGTGGTCGAGCACCCCGAGGACGCCCCCGGCAAGTTCCAGGCGGCGGCCGAGGAGGGCAAGGGCCCCGACATCTGGATGTGGGCCCATGACCGCGTGGGCGAATGGGCCGAGAACGGCGTCATCAACGCCCTGACCCCCGGCAAGAAGATCAAGGAGGACATCGATGCCACCGCCTGGCAGGCCTTCACCATCAAGGGCAAGATCTGGGCGTACCCCGTGGCCATCGAGGCCGTGTCCCTCATCTACAACAAGAACCTCGTCAAGACCCCACCCAAGACCTTCGAGGAGATCTTCGCCCTCGACAAGAAGCTGGCCGCCCAGGGCAAGAAGGCCATCCTCTGGGACTACACCAACACCTACTTCACCATGCCCATGCTGGCGGCCAACGGCGGCTACGCCTTCAAGATGAAGGCGGACGGCACCTACGACGCCAAGGACACGGGCGTGAACAACGCCGGGGCCCTGGTGGGCGCCGAGATGCTCACCCGCCTGGTGAAGGAGGGCGTCATGCCCAAGGGCGCCACCTACGCCGACATGGAAGCCGGCATGGCGCAGGGCAAGATCGCCATGATGATCAGCGGCCCCTGGGCCTGGGACAACCTCAAGAAGGCCAAGATCAACTTCGGCGTGGCCAAGATCCCCAGCGTGGGCGGCAAGCCCGCCGCACCCTTCGTGGGCTACCTGGGCGCCATGATCACCAAGGCCGCCTCCGGCGCCGGCAACGTGGACATCGCCCGCGAGTTCATCGAGAACCACATGCTGAGCCAGAAGGGCCTCGAGACCATGAACGCCGACGTGGCCATCGGCGCCCCCGCCAACAAGGCGGTCTTCGCCAAGATGAAGAACGATCCCTTCATCCAGGTCTCCATGGCCAGCGCCAAGGATGGCGTGGTGATGCCCAACAACCCGCAGATGGGCCGCTTCTGGGCCGCCATGGTCTCGGCCCTGAACAACATGACCGAAGGCCGGCAGACCCCCAAGGAAGCCCTGGACGCCGCCGCCAAGCGGATCCTGAAGTAG
- a CDS encoding maltoporin, which yields MKSLSLIKAALPLALVCGTLVADDVVEIHGYTRAGVGRSSNGGEQVSFFLANTGGSPTGGPGYRLGNETDNYLELAVDVKAYEKGNTNFKLHFRPAFREYYQVRDASTDAGGNVDNSKAANPNQQIWIREAWGEATGIFGNSGAFKDASLWAGRRFYMRQDLHMRDQWYWNNSGDGVGLENIDFGFMKMHYAYIQHDTGNLSSDWNNGSIRGTLNPYSQWVGGGGHNIVASHDLRVSDIKLWSGGSLTLGLQYNDASNKSGTAVTGAGGNDNKGTQFNVILNQAGVMGGDNRVYATYGNGSTYWNWYNPDVKTENTWWHVMDVFYIKPVTNLEMQGTVQYRKQNGKNSMAGSTNTWISAGVRPVYFFTKHFSVAYEVGMDKLKFDNEDESRKLLKNTIALQWSPQASFWSRPVIRLFATRADWNKNANNWNKVGEGQFGNSLQGMTFGAQVEAWW from the coding sequence ATGAAGTCTCTCTCCCTCATCAAGGCCGCGCTGCCCCTGGCGCTGGTCTGCGGCACCCTCGTGGCCGACGACGTCGTCGAGATCCACGGCTACACCCGCGCCGGCGTCGGCCGTTCCTCGAACGGCGGCGAGCAGGTGTCCTTCTTCCTCGCCAACACCGGTGGCAGCCCCACCGGCGGCCCCGGCTACCGCCTCGGCAACGAGACCGACAACTACCTCGAGCTGGCCGTGGACGTGAAGGCCTACGAGAAGGGCAACACCAACTTCAAACTGCACTTCCGCCCCGCCTTCCGCGAGTACTACCAGGTCCGCGATGCCTCCACCGATGCGGGCGGCAACGTGGACAACAGCAAGGCTGCGAACCCCAACCAGCAGATCTGGATCCGCGAAGCCTGGGGCGAGGCCACCGGCATCTTCGGCAACAGCGGCGCCTTCAAGGATGCCTCCCTGTGGGCTGGCCGGCGCTTCTACATGCGCCAGGATCTCCACATGCGCGACCAGTGGTACTGGAACAACAGCGGCGATGGCGTGGGCCTCGAGAACATCGACTTCGGCTTCATGAAGATGCACTACGCCTACATCCAGCACGACACGGGCAACCTGAGCAGCGACTGGAACAACGGCTCCATCCGGGGCACCCTCAATCCCTACAGCCAGTGGGTGGGCGGCGGCGGCCACAACATCGTCGCCTCGCATGACCTGCGCGTGTCCGACATCAAGCTCTGGTCGGGCGGTTCGCTGACCCTCGGCCTCCAGTACAACGACGCCAGCAACAAGAGCGGCACGGCCGTCACCGGCGCCGGCGGCAACGACAACAAGGGCACCCAGTTCAACGTGATCCTCAACCAGGCCGGCGTCATGGGCGGCGACAACCGCGTCTACGCCACCTATGGCAACGGCTCCACCTACTGGAACTGGTACAACCCCGACGTCAAGACCGAGAACACCTGGTGGCACGTCATGGACGTGTTCTACATCAAGCCCGTGACCAACCTCGAGATGCAGGGCACCGTCCAGTACCGCAAGCAGAACGGCAAGAACTCCATGGCCGGCAGCACCAACACCTGGATCTCCGCCGGCGTCCGCCCCGTCTACTTCTTCACCAAGCACTTCAGCGTCGCCTACGAAGTGGGCATGGACAAGCTGAAGTTCGACAACGAAGACGAATCCCGGAAGCTCCTCAAGAACACCATCGCGCTGCAGTGGAGCCCCCAGGCCTCCTTCTGGAGCCGCCCGGTCATCCGCCTCTTCGCTACCCGCGCGGACTGGAACAAGAACGCCAACAACTGGAACAAGGTGGGTGAAGGCCAGTTCGGCAACTCCCTCCAGGGCATGACCTTCGGCGCCCAGGTGGAAGCCTGGTGGTAA
- a CDS encoding glucokinase, with translation MPASADNLILVADVGGTNLNLALLAPEGGRYRLLRKTRFRTQEEASLLEPVQRFLGGDPALRPARASFCGAGPVLDRRIHLTNAPWDIDANALERSLGVPVHLVNDFTALSCGVLQLDLGDPRQVTPLAHGDGSRPAADPQGLALVVGAGTGLGVGFVVRTPQGARAFPSEGGHIGLPVFDEDSLALWRHLQQGLPGPPGAEMAVSGVGLAHLFRFLLDSKRVPWTPAATAILALAAPDQPAAISALATSDPACARAMALFVDLYARVCAELCAVFLPTGGLFLAGGIAAKNAPHFVEDPRFMARFERNYRAHLDLLTRATPVFLVHDYDLSLYGAAHAPDCAT, from the coding sequence GTGCCTGCAAGCGCTGACAATCTGATCCTGGTCGCCGACGTGGGCGGCACCAACCTCAACCTGGCCCTCCTGGCCCCGGAGGGCGGCCGCTACCGCCTGCTGCGCAAGACCCGCTTCCGCACCCAGGAGGAGGCCTCGCTCCTCGAACCCGTCCAGCGCTTCCTGGGCGGGGATCCCGCCCTCCGGCCCGCCCGGGCCTCCTTCTGTGGTGCCGGTCCGGTCCTGGACCGCCGCATCCACCTGACCAACGCACCCTGGGACATCGATGCCAACGCCCTGGAGCGCAGCCTCGGCGTGCCCGTCCACCTGGTCAACGACTTCACCGCCCTGTCCTGCGGGGTGCTCCAGCTCGACCTGGGGGATCCCCGCCAGGTGACGCCCCTCGCCCACGGCGACGGCAGCCGGCCCGCCGCGGATCCCCAGGGCCTGGCCCTGGTGGTGGGGGCCGGCACGGGGCTCGGCGTGGGTTTCGTGGTGCGTACGCCCCAGGGCGCCCGGGCCTTCCCCAGCGAGGGCGGCCACATCGGCCTGCCCGTCTTCGACGAGGACTCGCTGGCCCTCTGGCGACACCTGCAGCAGGGCCTGCCCGGCCCTCCGGGCGCGGAGATGGCGGTCTCGGGCGTGGGGCTCGCCCACCTCTTCCGCTTCCTGCTGGACTCCAAGCGTGTGCCCTGGACGCCGGCCGCCACCGCGATCCTGGCCCTGGCGGCCCCCGACCAGCCCGCGGCCATCTCGGCCCTGGCGACCTCCGATCCTGCCTGCGCCCGCGCCATGGCGCTGTTCGTGGACCTCTACGCGCGGGTCTGCGCCGAGCTCTGCGCCGTGTTCCTGCCCACGGGGGGACTCTTCCTCGCAGGCGGCATCGCCGCCAAGAACGCCCCGCACTTCGTGGAGGACCCGCGCTTCATGGCCCGCTTCGAACGCAACTACCGGGCGCACCTGGATCTCCTCACCCGCGCCACGCCCGTGTTCCTGGTCCACGACTACGACCTCAGCCTCTACGGCGCGGCCCACGCACCGGATTGCGCCACCTGA